The proteins below are encoded in one region of Sphingobacterium sp. R2:
- a CDS encoding ABC transporter permease, with product MRSTSYPTASPPLRLVIELSVFEQIPFASEQETDSERILTAHLQRFELLANKLDGITAQRVIMILNYFKIAFRHLSKNSGFTAINSIGLASGMTAAILIMLWVRSEFNFDRFYADNDRIYAVGMKDVWAGESVEHFYTPKPMARALKTDFPEIQTITRVDKGTGFLLTRQDIKLAKEPGVFVDSTFLNLFDYKVIAGNPQEALKNPNQIVLTKSLAERLFGHSNPINQTIRLDSTQVSTVSAIIEDIPDHSFMKGSTYLVPWTLMEKIGYSDDYWGNNSIQTYIKLHQNVNIDQFQKNIQYYLRKHTDTKVANFIQPIGDQWLYSKFTAQGKPTSPRIIMVRSFIAIACLILLIASINFMNLSTAQSEKRAKEVGVRKVVGASKKLLIGQFLTESMVISFISGLLSLLITLITLPYFNELVSRELVIPFDDLLFWAVFAGFIFVSGILSGSYPAFYLSSFLPTKVLKGKYLHIQQTFNPRKVLVVSQFCIAIILIVTTLSIQRQIKHAQNRETGYNKDRLVSIVDQGDIRKNSLLIKNELLSSGIAKQVSRTSAPLTKTMSFNYMEWDGKPKDDNTIFARMGADENLVKTAELELVAGRDFDLTQFPTDSGAMIINESAAKVFNFDDPIGKTVVDGRKWHIVGVVKDFIQESPFSAISPLVIQGAFSGTQVTNICLNDHVSTSEALTAMEKIFKAYNPDYPFEYSFVDRNYAEKFKDFQQLGTLSSLFALLTIFISCLGLFGLTAYMAENRTKEIGIHKVLGASIFKIMRMLSQDFVLLVVLSCLVAFPIAYYIADHLLSEYTYRIAITWDIFVAAGLGALIIALFTMSYHAIKAALINPVVSLRDE from the coding sequence ATGCGATCTACTAGCTACCCTACTGCTAGTCCCCCTCTTAGATTGGTAATCGAACTGTCCGTTTTCGAACAAATACCGTTCGCGTCCGAACAAGAAACTGATTCAGAAAGAATTTTAACAGCTCATTTACAGCGTTTTGAATTATTGGCAAATAAATTGGACGGCATAACTGCACAACGTGTTATTATGATTTTGAATTATTTTAAAATAGCTTTTCGCCACCTTTCAAAAAATAGTGGTTTTACCGCAATTAATAGTATTGGGCTTGCTTCTGGAATGACCGCCGCCATTTTGATCATGTTATGGGTGCGGAGCGAATTTAACTTTGACCGATTTTATGCCGATAACGATCGGATCTATGCAGTAGGCATGAAAGACGTGTGGGCAGGTGAAAGCGTGGAGCATTTTTATACCCCAAAACCAATGGCTCGGGCTTTAAAAACTGACTTTCCAGAAATACAGACCATTACACGCGTGGATAAGGGGACCGGATTTTTATTAACCCGTCAGGATATAAAGCTTGCAAAAGAACCCGGTGTCTTCGTAGATAGCACCTTCCTAAACCTATTTGATTATAAAGTGATTGCGGGCAATCCACAGGAGGCATTAAAAAACCCCAATCAGATTGTCTTGACAAAATCTTTGGCAGAAAGATTATTTGGGCATTCAAACCCTATCAATCAGACGATCCGATTGGACAGCACCCAAGTGTCAACGGTGTCTGCAATTATCGAAGACATTCCAGATCATTCGTTTATGAAAGGAAGCACCTATCTGGTGCCTTGGACATTAATGGAAAAAATAGGCTATTCGGATGATTATTGGGGTAATAATTCCATACAAACGTACATCAAGTTACATCAAAACGTCAATATCGATCAATTCCAAAAGAATATCCAATATTATTTAAGAAAGCACACAGACACCAAAGTTGCCAATTTTATTCAACCCATTGGCGACCAGTGGTTGTATAGCAAATTTACAGCGCAAGGAAAGCCGACTTCACCACGCATTATCATGGTCCGCTCTTTCATTGCTATTGCCTGTTTGATCCTTCTTATTGCCAGCATTAATTTCATGAATCTGAGCACGGCGCAGAGCGAAAAAAGGGCGAAGGAAGTGGGTGTCCGAAAAGTTGTGGGGGCAAGTAAAAAACTGCTGATCGGACAGTTCCTTACCGAATCAATGGTGATTTCCTTTATTTCGGGCTTATTATCGTTATTGATCACGCTAATCACACTTCCCTATTTTAATGAATTGGTTTCGAGAGAACTTGTTATTCCGTTTGACGATCTTCTTTTCTGGGCCGTTTTTGCAGGTTTTATTTTCGTTTCCGGAATTCTTTCAGGAAGCTATCCCGCATTTTATTTGTCTTCTTTCCTCCCAACAAAAGTACTCAAAGGTAAATATCTCCATATTCAACAGACATTCAACCCGCGTAAAGTCCTAGTTGTTTCGCAATTCTGTATTGCAATCATACTGATCGTCACAACGTTATCTATTCAGCGCCAAATCAAACACGCTCAAAATAGGGAAACCGGATATAACAAAGATAGGTTGGTGAGTATCGTCGATCAGGGAGACATCCGCAAAAATAGCTTACTGATAAAAAATGAATTGCTGTCATCCGGTATTGCCAAGCAGGTTTCAAGGACATCCGCACCACTCACGAAAACGATGAGTTTTAACTACATGGAATGGGATGGTAAGCCCAAAGACGACAACACTATTTTTGCCCGAATGGGAGCCGATGAAAATTTGGTCAAGACCGCGGAGCTCGAACTCGTTGCGGGAAGGGATTTTGACCTAACTCAATTTCCAACGGACTCTGGGGCAATGATTATTAACGAATCGGCTGCCAAAGTATTTAATTTCGACGATCCGATTGGCAAAACGGTTGTTGATGGCAGAAAATGGCATATTGTAGGCGTAGTGAAAGATTTTATTCAAGAATCGCCTTTCAGCGCTATTTCTCCACTCGTCATTCAGGGCGCTTTCTCAGGCACTCAGGTAACAAATATATGCCTAAACGATCATGTAAGCACTTCCGAAGCACTTACGGCTATGGAGAAGATCTTTAAAGCTTATAATCCCGACTATCCCTTTGAATACTCTTTTGTAGACCGTAATTATGCAGAAAAATTCAAAGACTTTCAACAGTTGGGCACACTTTCGAGCCTTTTCGCACTGTTGACCATTTTTATTTCCTGTCTCGGTCTATTTGGACTTACCGCCTATATGGCAGAGAACAGAACGAAAGAGATCGGCATCCATAAAGTACTGGGGGCTTCAATTTTTAAGATCATGCGGATGCTGTCGCAGGACTTTGTACTGCTGGTCGTTCTCTCCTGCTTGGTTGCCTTTCCGATCGCCTATTATATTGCCGATCACCTCCTGAGCGAATACACGTATCGCATTGCTATCACCTGGGATATCTTTGTTGCTGCAGGATTGGGCGCGCTCATCATAGCATTATTCACCATGAGTTATCACGCGATCAAAGCAGCCCTTATCAATCCGGTTGTGAGTTTGAGAGATGAGTAA